In the genome of Aedes aegypti strain LVP_AGWG chromosome 2, AaegL5.0 Primary Assembly, whole genome shotgun sequence, the window TACGAATGATTCTGCGACTCCTCCTTGGCTGCCGAGGGTTCCTTGCTCGAACAGGGTGAAGGTAACTGAGTGGGAGAATGGCCATTTCAGCAGAGCGTCATATTCGCCGGGAAGGACCTTTATGTAGACGGAGACATGCGTTCCTTCGCCAGGTCCGTTGCCATTGAGAAACATGGATGCTTGTAGTTTGTAACCGTACTGACTGGTGTAGAAGGGTGGTGAAACCAGCTCGAGCCCGTCCTTGCTTTTGGCTTCGACCATTTTAGCTGACCAGTCGGTGATTTTCCACAGGAGCGTGCCGGTGTAGTTGGTACTGAGTTTGGCCATAGCATTTTTGAGCATGTTGATTTGTTGCCCCTGTCGGCCGGAAAGGGCAACCATTAGCGACAGATGAGAGGAAGTGTTGGACTCGAGGTGAGCTTCTAATAGATGGCGTGGCCCTTTGAACCGGCAGCCGGCTTCTTTGAAGGTACAAGGTACTGAAAGCGCTTTGCATTCGTCACGTAGGTGACCTTCGAGGTCAGCCCTTGCAAATGGACCTGCATCGCAACGCTGGGGACATGGCACTGGGCTTCTTGGACACGTGGCTCCGTGAGCGGATAGCGTATCAGCGCTGAACTCCCGACTGCAGTGCGGACATCTCCGCAATCGCTTGGCACAATCTTTGGCACGGTGGATGGACATGCGGCCACGAACGACACGTGTTCCGCACTTGGATTCACAGTAG includes:
- the LOC5568228 gene encoding TNF receptor-associated factor 4, yielding MVRSLSQWTKTLSFPARISPNRNSKECSVNVLPITPPPAPPRNKSTTSTTSSASSSTSALSHSSATSSPSPPPNVPITEISQIIYPDPESEKAIMGSLVFCIHHKQGCKWSDELRKLKAHLNTCKHDAIQCPNKCGSQIPRVMMTDHLAFTCILRRAICEFCNVEFTGIGLEEHAGTCSSEPIYCESKCGTRVVRGRMSIHRAKDCAKRLRRCPHCSREFSADTLSAHGATCPRSPVPCPQRCDAGPFARADLEGHLRDECKALSVPCTFKEAGCRFKGPRHLLEAHLESNTSSHLSLMVALSGRQGQQINMLKNAMAKLSTNYTGTLLWKITDWSAKMVEAKSKDGLELVSPPFYTSQYGYKLQASMFLNGNGPGEGTHVSVYIKVLPGEYDALLKWPFSHSVTFTLFEQGTLGSQGGVAESFVPDPSWENFQRPSTEPDALGFGFPRFVSHELLNRRPFVREDTVFLRVKVDPSKIVAV